The following proteins are encoded in a genomic region of Prosthecobacter sp. SYSU 5D2:
- a CDS encoding response regulator: MNERTYHLMLVEDSTTQAISLTALLEGEGWKVTWVSSAEKAFSVLRDCQPDLILLDYHLPGIRGDEVCRRIRMNVDSRSLPIVMLTSQEAHQVQGLDSGADDFVAKSTNPEVLLVRLRTLLQKSEAKDRIIAGSQDSFREVHLLAIDDSAIFLEKLKHELAAEGYKVETALDPEEGLERLRAGRFDGVIIDLIMPKVDGFEVCRQVSEWRKKNQFPLVSILLTGAESTDNLSKALDAGADDFVGKSNDFSILKGRIRALLRRKFFAEENNRILQELKHKELEALRERAAKEAAETRAALVEELEAKTEELNRSREELRRASAAKDQFLAMLSHELRTPLTPVLAVVEDRSQDPALPEDVRRDFEMISRNVKLETHLINDLLDLTRITQGKLEVNHDPVDMNRIVTEVVAMCCSAQAVQPKITYRSAGAQAMVIGDAVRLTQVVWNLLQNAIKFTPADGGSIDIRLTQETVGGVPCLALEVQDTGVGIEPEMLGRIFDAFQQESVQTTRMFGGLGLGLAISRAIVERHDGHLRASSGGPNQGSTFRLELPVQDASSMQMPEGNQDDGDKSEVAGQPPEMKERQTWRILLVEDHQDTRDTLARLLRRRGHEVHTAGSVEEAARLSSEAALDILVTDFGLPDGNGIDVFRNVSQKQAVHAIVLSGFGMKEDAQRALDAGFAHHLVKPVEITRLEAALVHG; this comes from the coding sequence ATGAATGAACGGACCTACCATCTCATGCTGGTGGAAGATTCCACCACCCAGGCCATCAGCCTGACCGCCCTGCTGGAGGGGGAGGGATGGAAGGTCACCTGGGTATCAAGTGCTGAGAAGGCCTTTTCTGTTCTGCGGGATTGCCAGCCCGATCTGATTCTGCTGGATTATCACCTGCCGGGCATCCGCGGAGACGAGGTCTGCCGCCGCATCCGCATGAATGTGGACTCGCGCAGCCTGCCCATTGTGATGCTGACCTCCCAGGAGGCGCACCAGGTGCAGGGGCTGGACAGCGGTGCGGATGATTTCGTCGCCAAATCCACCAACCCGGAAGTGCTGCTTGTGCGGCTGCGCACCCTTCTTCAGAAGTCCGAGGCCAAAGACCGCATCATTGCGGGTTCACAGGATTCCTTCCGCGAAGTTCATCTCCTGGCCATTGATGACAGCGCCATCTTTCTTGAAAAGCTGAAGCATGAGCTCGCGGCTGAGGGCTACAAGGTGGAGACGGCGCTGGATCCGGAGGAGGGGCTGGAGCGGCTGCGGGCAGGCAGGTTCGACGGGGTGATCATTGATCTGATCATGCCCAAGGTGGACGGATTTGAGGTCTGCCGCCAGGTCAGCGAGTGGCGCAAAAAGAACCAGTTCCCCCTGGTCTCCATCCTCCTGACCGGGGCAGAATCCACCGACAACCTCTCCAAAGCCCTGGATGCCGGGGCGGACGATTTTGTCGGCAAGTCGAATGACTTTTCCATCCTCAAAGGCCGCATCCGGGCCTTGCTGAGAAGGAAGTTTTTTGCCGAGGAAAACAACCGCATCCTGCAGGAGCTGAAGCACAAGGAGCTGGAAGCCCTGCGCGAGCGTGCGGCAAAGGAGGCTGCTGAAACACGCGCAGCACTGGTGGAGGAACTGGAGGCCAAGACGGAGGAGCTCAACCGGTCTCGCGAGGAACTGCGCCGGGCCAGTGCCGCCAAGGACCAGTTTCTGGCCATGCTGAGCCATGAACTGCGCACCCCGCTGACGCCGGTGCTGGCGGTGGTGGAAGACCGCAGCCAGGACCCGGCACTGCCGGAGGATGTGCGGCGGGATTTTGAAATGATCTCCCGCAACGTCAAGCTGGAGACGCACCTCATCAATGATCTGCTGGACCTGACCCGCATCACCCAGGGCAAGCTGGAGGTGAACCACGACCCGGTGGACATGAACCGTATCGTGACGGAGGTCGTGGCAATGTGCTGCTCCGCCCAGGCAGTTCAGCCAAAAATCACTTATCGCAGTGCGGGTGCACAGGCCATGGTCATCGGAGATGCCGTAAGGCTGACCCAGGTCGTCTGGAACCTTCTTCAAAATGCCATCAAGTTTACCCCGGCGGATGGCGGTAGCATTGACATCCGGCTCACTCAGGAAACCGTCGGCGGGGTGCCTTGCCTGGCCTTGGAGGTCCAGGATACGGGGGTGGGCATCGAGCCTGAGATGCTGGGACGTATTTTCGATGCCTTCCAGCAGGAGAGCGTGCAGACCACGCGGATGTTCGGCGGTCTGGGCTTGGGCCTGGCCATCAGCCGCGCCATTGTGGAACGCCATGATGGGCATCTGCGCGCCAGCAGCGGAGGTCCTAACCAGGGCTCCACTTTCCGGCTTGAGCTTCCCGTCCAGGATGCCTCCTCAATGCAGATGCCTGAAGGGAACCAGGATGACGGAGATAAGAGTGAAGTTGCGGGACAACCGCCGGAGATGAAGGAGCGCCAGACCTGGCGCATCCTGCTCGTGGAAGACCACCAGGATACCCGGGACACTCTCGCACGTCTGCTGCGCCGTCGCGGACATGAGGTGCACACGGCGGGCAGTGTGGAAGAAGCGGCCCGCCTCTCGTCCGAAGCGGCCCTGGACATCCTCGTCACGGATTTTGGCCTGCCGGACGGCAATGGCATTGATGTGTTTCGGAACGTTTCACAAAAACAGGCAGTCCATGCCATCGTCCTCAGCGGCTTTGGCATGAAGGAGGATGCCCAACGCGCGCTGGACGCGGGTTTTGCGCATCATCTGGTGAAGCCCGTGGAAATCACCCGGCTGGAGGCCGCCCTGGTGCACGGCTGA
- the cheB gene encoding chemotaxis-specific protein-glutamate methyltransferase CheB, producing the protein MKKVTVMIVEDSRTVSEFLEHIINRDPRLVVVANVRSAEEALETLEEVNPDIISLDIRLPGMNGFEATQRIMNEHPTPIVVVSSDVQDEELNISMNALRAGALAVVQKPVGLKHDDYDKLATELCTKLTIMSEVRVIRQRYRTFANPKETVSAPVMPTARFGKNGVPSVLGLVASTGGPNAIVQLLNGLDPQFPAPILLVQHITPGFVRGFVSWLGDVLPALKVKEAQHCMPLEPGTVYVAPANRHLIYAEPFQAQLLDTPSFNAQKPSGTVLFKSLASLGSGAAAVLLTGMGEDGALGMRDMFQAGAYTVAEHESTAVVYGMPAAAVKLGAVSAVLPLGEISSRLNTLFNPRPATSHE; encoded by the coding sequence ATGAAGAAAGTCACGGTCATGATTGTCGAGGACTCGAGAACGGTCAGCGAGTTCTTGGAGCACATCATCAACCGTGATCCCCGGCTGGTGGTGGTGGCGAATGTGAGGAGTGCGGAAGAAGCTCTGGAAACCCTGGAAGAGGTAAACCCAGACATCATTTCCCTGGATATCCGCCTGCCTGGGATGAACGGCTTTGAGGCCACGCAGCGGATCATGAATGAGCATCCCACTCCTATTGTCGTGGTGTCCTCAGACGTGCAGGATGAGGAGTTGAACATCTCCATGAACGCCCTGCGCGCAGGTGCGCTGGCCGTGGTGCAAAAGCCGGTGGGCCTGAAGCATGATGACTATGACAAGCTGGCCACCGAGCTGTGCACCAAGCTGACCATCATGAGTGAAGTGAGGGTCATCCGGCAGCGTTATCGGACCTTTGCCAATCCCAAAGAGACGGTTTCGGCTCCGGTGATGCCGACCGCGCGGTTTGGAAAAAATGGTGTCCCGAGTGTACTTGGGCTGGTCGCTTCCACGGGCGGACCGAATGCCATTGTGCAGCTACTGAACGGACTGGATCCTCAATTTCCCGCCCCCATCCTCCTGGTCCAGCACATCACTCCGGGGTTCGTTCGTGGTTTTGTCTCCTGGCTGGGAGATGTCCTGCCCGCCCTGAAGGTGAAGGAGGCGCAGCACTGCATGCCGCTGGAGCCTGGCACGGTGTATGTGGCCCCGGCCAACAGGCATCTCATTTATGCTGAGCCGTTTCAGGCGCAGCTCCTGGATACACCGTCCTTCAATGCGCAGAAGCCGTCAGGGACAGTGTTGTTCAAATCTCTTGCCAGCCTGGGGAGCGGAGCGGCAGCGGTGCTGCTTACGGGCATGGGTGAAGATGGAGCGCTGGGCATGCGTGACATGTTCCAGGCGGGTGCCTATACTGTCGCTGAGCATGAATCCACAGCGGTCGTTTACGGCATGCCCGCTGCGGCCGTCAAGCTGGGGGCTGTCAGTGCCGTCCTTCCCTTGGGGGAGATCAGCTCCCGCCTGAATACTCTGTTTAATCCCCGTCCTGCAACCAGCCATGAATGA
- a CDS encoding response regulator translates to MSDSDLHQRVLAAFQTEFKEQMEVIRAMLAAWPAVSTAMLDDAFRMAHSMKGSARVCDLEEVESIAHEMESILSDLTKGRAGLNPDVREKLTAHADAAEDAMALALEMEQVSDTPEEAKAPPAVVQETLRIESVLLGELLQTSGLLLMEATGQESLGRELDLLSAKLEQLRRLLHQDRYEPGDLRFHVREAGKHLQELRDKQQRGSRSLRVLSGQLQQNVSRICMVPISSVFEGFPKMMRDLAGETGKPVSFTMTGTELQADRAVLQALKDPVMHALRNALSHGIEPPAQRRSAGKPEKGDVRLHLEMDGHFLRLSIRDDGRGVDIAQVKSKALQAGILSAAEAEQQTDEAAMDLIFHAGLSTARQVTNVSGRGMGLSVVRERVVQFQGNVRMSTRPGQGSELELRVPVSISARRLLLFRSAGQLFALPINNIRALLHVDEVHVAEGRSIIFWEGSSIQVTTAAEAAGKTARILRNEEGRVQVAVLHGQKPLALHVEAFVGEIHALIRPLPYPASLSPHFSGGIVTEEGAVVLVLNPQTLADRCRATPLQEDTKTAPVQVRRSTILVADDSFTARTLQKSILETAGYNVRTAEDGRAALAILHSTEVALVVSDVQMPHVDGFQLLATMKSQPALAEIPLILVTSLSSQEDQERGLALGADAYIVKERFDHQELLAVVRQLV, encoded by the coding sequence ATGTCCGACTCTGACCTCCATCAGCGGGTGCTGGCCGCCTTTCAGACGGAATTCAAGGAGCAGATGGAGGTCATCCGGGCCATGCTTGCGGCCTGGCCGGCGGTCTCCACCGCGATGCTGGATGATGCCTTCCGCATGGCGCACAGCATGAAAGGAAGTGCGCGGGTCTGCGACCTCGAGGAGGTGGAATCCATCGCCCATGAGATGGAGAGCATCCTGTCAGACCTGACCAAAGGCCGGGCGGGATTAAATCCGGATGTCAGGGAAAAGTTGACAGCGCATGCGGATGCTGCGGAAGACGCCATGGCCCTGGCCTTGGAGATGGAGCAGGTCTCTGACACTCCTGAAGAAGCAAAAGCTCCGCCGGCGGTCGTGCAGGAGACACTGCGGATCGAATCCGTGCTTTTGGGAGAGCTGCTGCAAACCTCCGGCCTGCTGCTGATGGAGGCGACCGGCCAGGAAAGCCTGGGGCGTGAACTGGACCTGCTTTCGGCAAAGTTGGAGCAGCTCCGCCGGCTGCTGCACCAGGACCGCTATGAGCCGGGGGACTTGCGGTTTCATGTGCGTGAAGCAGGGAAGCATCTTCAGGAGCTCCGCGACAAACAGCAGCGGGGCAGCCGCAGCCTGCGGGTGCTCAGCGGCCAGTTGCAGCAGAATGTCAGCCGCATCTGCATGGTGCCTATCAGCAGCGTGTTTGAAGGGTTTCCCAAAATGATGCGGGATCTGGCGGGGGAGACCGGCAAGCCGGTCAGCTTCACCATGACCGGAACCGAGCTCCAGGCTGACCGTGCGGTTTTGCAGGCGCTGAAGGATCCGGTGATGCATGCGCTGCGAAACGCCCTTTCCCACGGCATCGAGCCACCGGCGCAGCGCCGGTCCGCAGGCAAGCCGGAGAAGGGCGACGTACGCCTGCACTTGGAAATGGACGGTCACTTTTTGCGCCTGAGCATCCGGGATGACGGCCGGGGAGTGGACATCGCCCAGGTCAAAAGCAAGGCTCTGCAGGCAGGGATCCTTTCCGCAGCAGAGGCTGAGCAGCAGACGGACGAGGCTGCGATGGACCTCATTTTCCATGCCGGGCTCTCCACGGCACGGCAGGTCACCAATGTGTCTGGCCGTGGCATGGGCCTATCCGTCGTGCGGGAACGGGTGGTGCAATTCCAGGGGAATGTGCGCATGAGCACCCGGCCGGGGCAGGGGAGTGAGCTGGAACTGCGGGTGCCCGTGAGCATCTCCGCGCGGCGGCTGCTGTTGTTCCGGTCGGCAGGGCAGCTCTTTGCCCTGCCCATCAATAACATCAGGGCTCTCCTGCACGTGGATGAGGTGCATGTGGCGGAAGGGCGCAGCATCATCTTCTGGGAGGGCAGCTCCATCCAGGTCACCACGGCGGCGGAAGCGGCCGGAAAAACGGCGCGCATCCTGCGCAATGAAGAAGGGCGTGTGCAGGTGGCTGTCTTGCATGGGCAAAAGCCCCTGGCGCTGCATGTGGAGGCCTTTGTGGGGGAGATTCATGCTTTGATCCGCCCGCTGCCCTATCCGGCCTCCCTGTCGCCGCATTTTTCCGGAGGCATCGTCACCGAGGAGGGGGCCGTCGTACTCGTGCTCAATCCCCAGACGCTGGCAGACCGCTGCCGGGCCACGCCGCTGCAGGAGGACACAAAGACCGCCCCTGTGCAGGTGAGGCGCTCCACCATCCTCGTGGCGGATGATTCCTTCACGGCCCGCACTTTGCAGAAAAGCATTTTGGAGACTGCGGGCTATAACGTCCGCACGGCGGAGGATGGCAGAGCGGCCCTGGCCATCCTGCACAGCACGGAGGTGGCGCTGGTGGTCAGTGACGTGCAGATGCCGCATGTGGACGGTTTCCAGCTCCTGGCCACGATGAAAAGCCAGCCGGCACTCGCGGAAATCCCGCTGATCCTGGTCACTTCTTTGAGCAGCCAGGAGGATCAGGAGCGCGGTCTGGCCCTGGGGGCCGATGCGTATATTGTCAAAGAACGCTTCGATCACCAGGAGTTGCTCGCTGTCGTCAGGCAGTTAGTATGA
- a CDS encoding methyl-accepting chemotaxis protein yields MSPLPRSSWNDLSVGAKLTFIPLFFLVILAVVLSLTISTSKDQQGNIEVVEKVGRQRMLQQQHFATALLITQGKMTREKLDYVRKVWLDGQKALTYGGPILARLNETGTVEMEPVPSDHLRGLLQAQTQLINVSVQEIDRLLATPVDSPDYEEVLASLLVKETEIQNYGMEIARGYTRHMEGQVEELMRMGWVIAIVAGVLSFLFSWFIARSISLPLQRVAESADSIATGNLRIEKMNVRSRDEIGKLGSAFNNMLDNLKDLSGQILGVTGNINSAAAEILASTQQQASSTKEQAATVQEISATMQEISQSGNEITEKAKQVAASAEATSAAGESGINAVKTTSRLMEGIRQQVEDVATKIVALSERTQAIGEIVSTVNEIAEQSNLLALNASIEAASAGEQGSRFAVVAGEMRNLAQRAKESTVQVGTILGEIQRGINGTVMMTEEAVKRSDSGKQQAEITEQTIHQMTRTTVESVHAFQQIIASTSQQQIGFDQVTQGMRDIRQATEQTALGTSQLEKALANLNDLSVQLRTAVSRYQV; encoded by the coding sequence ATGTCCCCGCTACCCAGATCCTCATGGAACGACCTCAGTGTCGGCGCCAAACTTACTTTCATTCCGCTGTTTTTCCTGGTCATTCTGGCCGTGGTTTTGTCTCTGACCATTTCGACATCAAAGGACCAGCAGGGGAACATTGAAGTGGTGGAAAAGGTGGGCCGCCAGCGCATGCTCCAGCAGCAGCACTTCGCGACAGCTCTTCTGATCACCCAGGGAAAGATGACCCGTGAGAAGCTGGACTATGTCCGCAAAGTGTGGCTGGATGGCCAGAAGGCCCTGACTTATGGGGGCCCCATTCTCGCGCGCCTGAATGAGACGGGGACAGTGGAAATGGAACCTGTTCCATCGGATCATCTCCGGGGGTTGCTGCAAGCCCAGACCCAGCTCATCAATGTATCCGTACAGGAGATTGACCGGTTGCTGGCCACGCCTGTGGATTCTCCGGATTATGAAGAGGTCCTGGCCAGCCTTCTGGTCAAAGAGACAGAGATTCAGAATTACGGCATGGAGATCGCCAGGGGGTACACCCGCCACATGGAAGGCCAGGTGGAAGAGCTTATGCGGATGGGCTGGGTGATCGCCATCGTGGCGGGCGTACTGAGCTTTCTGTTCAGCTGGTTCATCGCACGCAGCATCAGCCTGCCCCTGCAAAGGGTGGCGGAGTCTGCGGACAGCATTGCCACGGGGAACCTGAGGATTGAAAAAATGAACGTCAGAAGCCGTGACGAGATCGGCAAGCTGGGCAGCGCGTTTAACAACATGCTGGACAACTTGAAGGACCTCAGCGGGCAGATCCTCGGCGTCACCGGCAACATCAATTCCGCAGCGGCGGAGATCCTGGCCTCCACCCAGCAGCAGGCCTCCAGCACCAAGGAGCAGGCGGCGACGGTGCAGGAAATTTCCGCGACCATGCAGGAGATCAGCCAGTCCGGAAACGAGATTACCGAGAAGGCCAAGCAGGTGGCCGCCTCTGCGGAGGCGACCTCGGCTGCCGGTGAATCCGGCATCAACGCGGTGAAAACCACGAGCCGCCTGATGGAAGGCATCCGCCAGCAGGTGGAGGATGTGGCTACCAAGATCGTGGCGCTGAGCGAGCGTACCCAGGCCATCGGGGAGATCGTCAGCACGGTCAATGAGATCGCCGAGCAGTCCAACCTGCTGGCGCTTAATGCCAGCATTGAGGCGGCCTCTGCCGGGGAGCAGGGCAGCCGTTTTGCCGTGGTGGCCGGAGAGATGCGCAACCTGGCCCAGCGTGCCAAAGAGAGCACGGTGCAGGTAGGGACCATCCTGGGGGAAATCCAGCGCGGTATCAATGGCACCGTAATGATGACGGAGGAGGCCGTGAAGCGCTCCGACTCCGGCAAACAGCAGGCGGAGATCACCGAGCAGACCATCCACCAGATGACCCGCACGACGGTGGAAAGTGTGCATGCCTTCCAGCAGATCATCGCATCCACCAGCCAGCAGCAGATCGGTTTTGACCAGGTCACCCAGGGCATGCGGGACATCCGCCAGGCAACAGAGCAAACGGCCCTCGGCACCTCCCAGCTGGAAAAGGCCCTGGCCAACCTCAACGACCTGAGCGTGCAGCTCCGCACTGCCGTCAGCCGCTATCAGGTCTGA
- a CDS encoding chemotaxis protein CheW, which translates to MSDQRKIDWQAVHHQLDESSLLLKSAFEPTPEVVERTLAARADLLARREKLTTSQSALRTVLLLEAGGHMAGIEIQWIQEVVNLTQSYTPVPDAHELLLGVVNVHNHLVNLVNPAPLLNEGFAAVASEFSQAVLLRHPQLKVAIGCTQVLDLVELPEDAWQSDRLFFFSPERSPAVLLDVRALLQSWEKQA; encoded by the coding sequence ATGAGTGACCAACGCAAAATTGACTGGCAGGCAGTTCATCATCAACTGGATGAAAGCTCCCTGCTTTTGAAATCCGCTTTTGAGCCGACACCGGAGGTTGTCGAGCGCACGCTTGCTGCCCGGGCTGACCTGCTGGCGCGGCGTGAAAAGCTGACCACGAGCCAGTCTGCACTCCGGACGGTGCTGCTTCTTGAAGCGGGCGGGCACATGGCGGGAATCGAGATCCAATGGATTCAGGAGGTGGTGAATTTGACTCAAAGCTACACGCCGGTACCGGATGCGCATGAGCTTCTCCTGGGCGTGGTGAATGTGCATAACCATCTAGTGAACCTGGTGAATCCTGCGCCGCTTTTGAATGAGGGTTTTGCGGCCGTTGCCAGTGAGTTTTCCCAGGCGGTGCTGCTCCGGCATCCGCAGTTAAAGGTGGCCATCGGTTGCACCCAGGTATTGGATCTGGTGGAACTGCCGGAGGACGCCTGGCAGAGTGACCGGTTGTTTTTCTTCAGCCCGGAGCGCAGCCCAGCCGTGCTGCTGGATGTCCGCGCCCTTCTGCAAAGCTGGGAAAAGCAGGCTTAG
- a CDS encoding CheR family methyltransferase, with product MRIAVDKPHELLSDPQFFLLKDWIIGRTGLSYYKERDVDLLLALERVFGPEGPLPGGGALLKRLKTDAEAQDALVEQLTIGETFFFRHAEMFTALRDAVFPDILRRKAGSRSLRIWSAGCSIGAEPYSLAILLREMLGEQFRNWSIQILGTDINRKFLRIAEAGAYDPWALRGTPPHVLHRCFTKQGAKWRLTDPCREGVTFQNHNLATDPFPDETRALSGFDLIICRNVMIYFDQPSIQKLARQFYDTLTPGGWLAVGHAEPHTDTFRMFRTVNTPGAVLYQRPVSPDEVAWTPPVLPVWFPSAEWQRQPEPPAPEVRLRSAELPLPKAPPLPAAPVQPAAGEGELAEITRHADAGDLHAALKACDRVLLQSPLSAGAHYYHGMILFQLGEWTAAEKSIHRCLYLARDLALAHYYMGLVQERQGRNARRHFENTLNLLAPHHPEDPVPLGQGLTVREFRSLLAVPESACATSIRA from the coding sequence GTGAGAATCGCTGTGGACAAACCTCATGAGCTGCTGAGTGATCCTCAGTTTTTCCTGTTGAAGGACTGGATCATTGGCCGGACGGGGCTGTCCTATTACAAGGAAAGGGATGTGGATCTGCTGCTGGCCTTGGAGCGGGTGTTTGGCCCAGAAGGACCGCTGCCGGGGGGAGGGGCGCTGTTAAAACGGCTGAAAACGGATGCTGAGGCTCAGGATGCGCTGGTGGAGCAGCTTACGATTGGGGAGACTTTTTTCTTCCGCCATGCGGAGATGTTCACTGCGCTGCGGGATGCGGTTTTTCCAGACATCCTGCGGCGGAAGGCGGGCTCGCGCAGTCTGCGCATCTGGAGCGCGGGCTGCTCCATCGGGGCGGAGCCGTATTCGCTGGCCATCCTGCTGCGTGAGATGCTGGGAGAGCAGTTCAGAAACTGGTCCATCCAGATCCTGGGGACGGACATCAACCGCAAGTTCCTGCGCATTGCCGAGGCCGGGGCCTACGATCCCTGGGCGCTACGGGGCACGCCGCCGCATGTTTTGCACCGATGCTTTACCAAACAGGGGGCGAAATGGCGGCTGACGGACCCCTGCCGGGAAGGGGTGACTTTTCAAAACCACAATCTGGCCACGGACCCGTTTCCAGATGAAACCCGAGCCCTCTCCGGGTTTGACCTGATCATCTGCCGGAATGTGATGATCTACTTTGACCAGCCGTCCATTCAAAAGCTGGCCAGGCAGTTCTATGATACGCTGACGCCTGGCGGCTGGCTGGCCGTGGGGCACGCGGAGCCGCATACGGACACCTTTCGTATGTTCCGCACGGTGAATACACCGGGGGCGGTGCTTTATCAGCGGCCGGTTTCGCCAGATGAGGTGGCCTGGACTCCACCTGTTTTGCCTGTGTGGTTTCCGTCGGCTGAATGGCAGAGGCAGCCTGAACCGCCTGCGCCGGAAGTCCGGCTCAGGAGTGCGGAGCTTCCTCTGCCTAAAGCACCGCCCCTGCCGGCTGCGCCGGTGCAGCCCGCGGCAGGGGAGGGAGAGCTGGCGGAGATCACGCGGCATGCAGATGCGGGGGACCTGCATGCGGCCCTCAAGGCCTGTGACCGGGTGCTTTTGCAGTCCCCGCTCTCCGCAGGGGCGCATTATTATCATGGCATGATCCTTTTTCAGCTCGGCGAGTGGACGGCTGCGGAGAAGTCCATTCATCGGTGCCTGTACCTGGCGCGCGATCTGGCGCTGGCGCATTACTACATGGGGCTGGTGCAGGAGAGGCAGGGACGCAACGCGCGCCGCCATTTTGAAAATACACTGAATCTCCTGGCACCGCATCATCCGGAGGATCCTGTGCCCTTGGGCCAGGGCTTGACCGTGAGGGAATTTCGCTCTCTGCTGGCCGTTCCTGAAAGTGCCTGTGCAACATCCATCCGCGCATGA
- a CDS encoding chemotaxis protein CheW, translating to MLTFSIGGVSLGLDASHVQEVIPSVRLVTPPEIPPLVRGFVTFHGGLIPVIRLEKLLDGGAEPSSPAMKLSDRIIIARLGGTQVAWLAGAQMEPLSYRTRDVAELPEDHVLNNCAFGVLQHTPPVILLEPDKLLLASEIRRLAELRQRAASRMAMLEMETA from the coding sequence GTGCTCACATTTTCTATCGGTGGCGTCAGCCTGGGGCTGGATGCCAGCCATGTGCAGGAGGTCATCCCAAGCGTGCGGCTGGTGACTCCGCCGGAGATACCGCCACTGGTGCGGGGCTTTGTCACTTTTCATGGCGGGCTGATTCCCGTCATCCGGCTGGAAAAACTGCTGGATGGGGGAGCTGAGCCGTCTTCTCCTGCGATGAAACTGAGCGACCGGATCATCATTGCCAGGCTGGGCGGCACGCAGGTCGCCTGGCTGGCGGGGGCGCAGATGGAACCCCTTTCCTACCGCACAAGGGACGTTGCAGAGCTTCCGGAGGATCATGTGCTGAACAACTGCGCCTTCGGTGTGCTGCAGCACACGCCTCCGGTCATCCTGCTGGAGCCTGACAAACTGCTGCTGGCCAGTGAAATCAGGCGGCTGGCGGAGCTGCGGCAGCGGGCCGCAAGCCGGATGGCCATGCTGGAGATGGAAACCGCCTGA
- a CDS encoding metal ABC transporter permease: MNWLDPFQYSFMNEALLVGALVGAVCAVLSCYLVLKGWSLMGDAISHAVLPGVVLAYIVGFPLAAGAFVSGLLCATATGWIKSNSRIKEDTVMGIVFTGLFALGLVMHSKVQSDLHLTHILFGNILGIERSAMIQTAFTALVTLAVTLLLRRDLLLFCFDPSHARAIGQNTALTYYLFLALLSATIVASIQAVGIILVVAMLVTPGCTARLLTDRFDHMLIIAGVSSVLASCLGVYISFFIDGSTGACIVLTQALFFTLAFVFAPKHGLLATRRGQRRISPEPLPLSEDREKTPVIH; this comes from the coding sequence ATGAACTGGCTGGACCCTTTTCAATACAGCTTCATGAACGAGGCGCTGCTGGTCGGTGCCCTCGTCGGGGCGGTCTGCGCGGTGCTCTCCTGCTACCTGGTGCTCAAAGGCTGGTCGCTGATGGGCGACGCCATCTCCCATGCAGTTCTGCCGGGCGTGGTGCTGGCATATATCGTCGGCTTTCCTCTCGCGGCGGGGGCTTTCGTTTCCGGGCTGCTGTGCGCCACCGCTACCGGCTGGATCAAATCCAACAGCCGCATCAAGGAGGACACGGTGATGGGCATTGTGTTCACCGGCCTCTTTGCCCTGGGGCTGGTCATGCACTCCAAAGTGCAGTCCGACCTGCATCTCACGCACATTTTGTTCGGCAATATCCTGGGCATCGAGCGGAGCGCCATGATCCAGACGGCCTTCACCGCGCTCGTCACCCTCGCCGTCACCCTTCTCCTGCGCCGGGATCTGCTGCTGTTCTGCTTTGACCCCTCCCATGCCCGCGCCATTGGCCAGAACACCGCCCTGACCTATTATCTATTCCTGGCTCTGCTCTCCGCCACCATCGTTGCCTCCATCCAGGCGGTCGGCATCATCCTCGTCGTTGCCATGCTGGTCACGCCTGGTTGCACGGCCCGGCTGCTGACGGACCGCTTTGACCACATGCTCATCATCGCGGGCGTCTCATCCGTCCTGGCCAGCTGCCTGGGGGTCTATATCAGCTTCTTCATTGATGGCTCCACCGGGGCCTGCATTGTGCTCACGCAGGCGCTGTTTTTCACGTTAGCCTTCGTGTTTGCACCCAAGCATGGCCTTCTGGCGACCAGGCGCGGCCAGCGGCGCATCTCCCCGGAGCCACTGCCATTGTCAGAGGACCGCGAAAAAACCCCGGTCATTCATTGA